In Pyricularia oryzae 70-15 chromosome 2, whole genome shotgun sequence, one genomic interval encodes:
- a CDS encoding acetyl-CoA acetyltransferase — protein sequence MIPKSSRSVFHTTSTLSSSLRCGTRRQFSSRGALQQEIRDAYIISASRTPTAKFNGSFTTVPAPKLGAVAIKSALEKSRVPVSNISDVYMGNVLQGSVGQSPARQAAIFAGLPSSVEAITINKVCASGLKSVVFAAQNIQLGLAEAQVAGGMENMSRVPYYLPRSSGLPAFGNVQLEDGLIKDGLTDVYDQFHMGNCAENTVKKHGITREMQDQYAIQSYERAQAAWKANAFKDEIAPVTVSSRKGDKVIDTDEGYLDIKLDKVPTLKPAFVRDGTGTVTAANSSTLNDGASALVLGSKAIAQEYGSGSRVLAKICGSADAAIDPIDFPVAPAEAVPIALKRAGITKDQVAVWEFNEAFAAVIKANEKILGLEKARVNPLGGAISLGHALGSSGSRILVTLLHQLKPGEYGVAAICNGGGAATAMVVQRIESV from the exons ATGATTCCAAAGAGCAGCCGGTCGGTATTCCACACCACCTCCACTCTGTCGTCATCACTCCGATGCGGCACGAGGCGGCAATTCAGCTCGCGAGGTGCATTGCAACAAGAAATCAGGGACGCATACATAATCAGCGCTTCAAGGACACCGACTGCAAAG TTCAATGGCTCCTTCACCACCGTCCCCGCGCCTAAGCTTGGCGCCGTTGCCATCAAATCCGCTCTCGAAAAGTCACGAGTGCCCGTCTCGAACATCAGCGATGTCTACATGGGCAACGTTCTGCAGGGCTCCGTCGGCCAGTCCCCCGCTCGACAAGCCGCTATATTCGCCGGCCTGCCATCATCGGTCGAGGCTATCACGATAAACAAAGTATGTGCGTCGGGTCTCAAGTCGGTCGTGTTTGCTGCGCAAAATATCCAGCTTGGGCTGGCAGAAGCTCAGGTCGCCGGTGGTATGGAGAACATGTCCAGGGTGCCGTACTACTTGCCAAGGAGCAGCGGCCTGCCCGCTTTTGGCAACGTCCAACTGGAGGACGGCCTGATCAAGGACGGCCTCACGGATGTTTATGATCAGTTCCACATGGGAAACTGCGCCGAGAACACGGTGAAGAAGCACGGTATCACAAGGGAGATGCAGGACCAGTACGCCATTCAGTCATATGAGCGGGCACAGGCCGCCTGGAAGGCCAATGCGTTCAAGGACGAAATTGCGCCAGTGACTGTGTCGTCAAGAAAAGGTGACAAGGTCATTGATACCGATGAAGGATACCTCGATATCAAGTTGGACAAGGTGCCAACCTTGAAGCCTGCTTTTGTTCGTGATGGTACTGGTACAGTGACGGCTGCGAACTCGTCGACGCTCAACGATGGTGCGAGCGCCCTTGTTCTTGGAAGCAAAGCCATTGCGCAGGAGTATGGATCCGGCTCCCGCGTGCTGGCAAAGATTTGCGGGTCTGCAGATGCTGCCATTGATCCGATCGACTTCCCAGTTGCTCCTGCCGAAGCGGTGCCGATTGCACTGAAGCGAGCGGGAATTACGAAAGACCAAGTGGCCGTCTGGGAGTTCAACGAGGCGTTTGCCGCGGTCATTAAGGCCAATGAGAAG ATACTTGGCCTTGAGAAGGCACGCGTCAACCCCCTAGGCGGCGCCATCTCTTTGGGCCATGCCCTGGGAAGTTCCGGATCTCGCATTCTGGTAACTTTGCTCCACCAACTTAAGCCTGGCGAGTACGGCGTAGCAGCCATTTGCAACGGAGGTGGAGCTGCCACAGCCATGGTTGTGCAGAGGATTGAGTCCGTATGA
- a CDS encoding ubiquitin-conjugating enzyme E2 2: MQTDPPAGVSASPVPDNVMTWNAVIIGPGDTPFEDGTFRLVMHFEEQYPNKPPSVKFISQMFHPNVYATGELCLDILQNRWSPTYDVAAILTSIQSLLNDPNTGSPANVEASNLYKDNRKEYIKRVRETVEKSWEGDDE, encoded by the exons ATGCAAACGGATCCTCCAGCAGGTGTGTCTGCATCACCAGTACCCGACAATGTCATGACGTG GAACGCTGTAATCATCGGCCCCGGCGATACTCCATTCGAGGACGGAACATTTCGCCTTGTTATGCATTTCGAAGAGCAATACCCCAACAAACCTCCATCAGTTAAATTTATCAGCCAAATGTTCCATCCAAATGTTTACGCCACTGGGGAGCTTTGCTTGGACATTCTACAAAACCGATGGAGTCCGACATACGACGTTGCTGCTATTTTGACCAGTATTCAAAG TCTACTCAACGACCCGAATACCGGTTCACCGGCAAACGTCGAAGCCTCGAATCTCTACAAAGATAACCGCAAGGAGTATATCAAAAGGGTTAGAGAGACGGTGGAGAAGAGCTGGGAGGGAGACGACGAATAA
- a CDS encoding kinesin heavy chain: MSSANSIKVVARFRPQNRVEIESGGQPIVKFDGDDTCTVDSKEAQGSFTFDRVFDMSCKQSDIFDFSIKPTVDDILNGYNGTVFAYGQTGAGKSYTMMGTNIDDDDGRGVIPRIVEQIFASILSSPSTIEYTVRVSYMEIYMERIRDLLAPHNDNLPVHEEKNRGVYVKGLLEVYVSSVQEVYEVMRRGGNARAVAATNMNQESSRSHSIFVITITQKNVETGSAKSGQLFLVDLAGSEKVGKTGASGQTLEEAKKINKSLSALGMVINSLTDGKSSHVPYRDSKLTRILQESLGGNSRTTLIINCSPSSYNDAETLSTLRFGMRAKSIKNKAKVNAELSPTELKQLLGKARTQITSFEKYIVSLEGEVQLWRSGETVPKDKWVPARSADGTAPATKGALPARPATPSRLVAETASRSETPALTERSGTPSIPLEKDEREEFLRRENELQDQLAEKESQATNAERQVREMKEELTIIKEHDGKLGKENERLMSDHNELKLQFERINFESKEAQITMDALKEANAELTTELDELKQQLLDVKMNAKESGAALDEKEKRKAEKMAKMMAGFELGADVFSDNEKSIADAIKQLEALQELSNSGDPIPPDELKALQSKLVATQGIVRQAELSLYSSASSGSEARRRVELEQRLDTLQQEYEDLLSRNLGEGDVEELRSRLEKAFTDKQGAQTDLVDDLKAEIERKTAEAERMKVLIEDLQRQAKASGANGNAGVSPVMNGKSVAQQMAEFDVMKKSLMRDLQNRCERVVELEISLDETREQYNNVLRSSNNRAQQKKMAFLERNLEQLTQVQRQLVEQNSSLKKEVAIAERKLIARNERIQSLESLLQDSQEKMAQANHKFEMQLASVKERLEAAKAGSTRGIGSPTGLGGFSFTNAGSRIAKPLRGGGGGTDNTAANPAISNLQSSDNKRSSWFFKS; this comes from the exons ATGTCTTCTGCCAACAGCATCAAGGTCGTCGCCCGGTTCCGACCGCAGAACCGGGTCGAGATCGAGTCGGGCGGCCAGCCCATAGTTAAGTTCGATGGCGACGATACGTGTACTGTTGAT TCCAAAGAGGCGCAAGGCTCCTTCACTTTCGACCGAGTCTTTGACATGTCCTGCAAGCAGTCGGACATATTCGACTTTTCGATCAAGCCAACggtggacgacattttgaacGGCTACAATGGAACCGTCTTTGCATACGGTCAGACTGGTGCTGGAAAGTCGTACACCATGATGGGAACCAAcatcgacgacgatgatggaCGAGGTGTCATCCCGCGTATTGTTGAGCAGATCTTCGCAAGCATTTTATCCAGCCCAAGCACCATCGAGTACACCGTCCGTGTCAGCTACATGGAAATCTACATGGAGCGCATCCGTGATTTACTGGCACCCCACAACGACAACTTGCCAGTGCACGAGGAGAAGAACCGAGGTGTATACGTCAAGGGTCTTTTGGAAGTCTATGTGTCCAGCGTGCAGGAGGTCTATGAGGTCATGAGGAGGGGAGGAAACGCCAGGGCTGTGGCTGCCACCAACATGAACCAGGAGTCTTCCCGATCCCACTCGATTTTCGTCATTACTATCACCCAAAAGAACGTAGAAACTGGCTCGGCCAAGAGTGGGCAGCTCTTCTTGGTTGATTTGGCTGGTAGTGAAAAGGTCGGCAAGACGGGAGCCAGTGGACAGACCCTCGAGGAGGCCAAAAAGATCAACAAGAGTTTGAGTGCCCTGGGAATGGTCATCAACTCTCTCACTGACGGCAAATCTTCACACGTTCCCTACCGAGACTCAAAGCTCACTCGTATTTTACAAGAATCACTTGGTGGTAACAGTCGAACAACGCTTATCATCAACTGCTCGCCCAGCTCCTACAACGATGCTGAGACGCTCAGCACTCTGCGCTTTGGTATGAGAGCGAAGTCCATCAAGAACAAGGCCAAGGTCAACGCTGAGCTCAGTCCTACCGAACTCAAACAGCTGCTTGGCAAGGCAAGGACTCAGATTACTTCCTTTGAAAAGTATATAGTGAGCCTTGAGGGCGAGGTGCAGCTATGGCGCTCTGGAGAAACTGTGCCAAAGGACAAGTGGGTTCCGGCGCGTTCGGCAGATGGCACCGCCCCTGCGACCAAGGGTGCACTACCCGCTCGACCGGCAACACCGTCAAGGCTGGTTGCGGAAACTGCCAGCAGGTCAGAGACACCGGCGTTGACAGAGCGCTCTGGAACGCCCTCGATACCGCTGGAGAAGGATGAGAGGGAAGAGTTCCTGAGGCGGGAAAATGAGCTACAAGATCAGCTCGCAGAGAAGGAGTCGCAGGCGACAAACGCCGAGCGGCAGGTGCGCGAGATGAAGGAAGAGTTGACTATAATCAAGGAACATGACGGCAAGCTGGGCAAGGAAAACGAGAGGCTGATGAGCGATCACAATGAGCTCAAGTTGCAATTCGAACGCATCAACTTTGAGAGCAAGGAGGCCCAGATCACCATGGACGCTCTCAAGGAGGCAAATGCAGAGCTGACAACAGAGCTTGATGAGCTGAAGCAGCAATTGCTTGATGTTAAAATGAACGCCAAGGAGTCCGGAGCCGCTCTCGATGAGAAGGAGAAGAGGAAGGCCGAAAAGATGGCCAAGATGATGGCCGGCTTCGAGCTGGGAGCAGACGTCTTTAGCGACAACGAAAAGTCCATCGCCGACGCCATCAAGCAGCTAGAGGCTCTGCAGGAGCTCAGCAATTCAGGCGACCCAATCCCACCTGACGAGCTCAAGGCATTGCAGTCCAAGCTTGTTGCCACTCAGGGGATCGTGCGCCAAGCAGAACTTTCGCTTTATAGCAGTGCTTCCAGCGGCTCTGAAGCACGCCGCAGGGTGGAGTTGGAGCAGAGGTTGGACACTCTCCAGCAGGAGTACGAGGATCTCCTATCGCGTAACCTTGGCGAGGGTGACGTTGAAGAGCTCCGCTCAAGGCTTGAGAAGGCCTTTACCGACAAGCAAGGTGCACAGACCGACCTGGTCGACGACCTGAAGGCCGAGATCGAGCGCAAGACTGCCGAGGCGGAGCGAATGAAGGTCTTGATCGAGGACCTCCAGCGGCAGGCAAAGGCCTCGGGTGCCAACGGAAACGCCGGCGTCTCGCCCGTCATGAACGGCAAGTCAGTGGCGCAGCAAATGGCCGAGTTCGACGTCATGAAGAAGAGCCTTATGCGGGATCTGCAGAACCGCTGCGAGCGTGTGGTTGAGCTTGAGATTTCACTCGATGAGACGCGTGAGCAGTATAACAACGTGCTCCGGTCGAGCAACAACCGGGCTCAGCAGAAGAAGATGGCCTTCCTGGAGAGGAACTTGGAGCAGCTTACGCAGGTGCAGCGCCAGCTTGTGGAGCAAAACTCCAGCCTCAAGAAGGAGGTTGCCATTGCGGAGCGTAAGCTCATTGCCCGTAACGAACGGATCCAGAGCCTCGAGAGCCTGCTGCAGGACAGCCAGGAGAAGATGGCACAGGCCAACCACAA GTTCGAGATGCAACTCGCCTCAGTCAAGGAGCGCCTCGAGGCAGCCAAGGCTGGTAGCACCCGGGGAATCGGGTCGCCAACAGGGCTGGGTGGCTTTAGCTTCACAAACGCCGGAAGCCGGATTGCCAAGCCCCTacgtggcggcggtggcggtacTGACAACACTGCAGCCAACCCTGCGATCAGCAATTTGCAGTCTAGTGATAACAAGAGGTCAAGT TGGTTTTTCAAGTCATAG
- a CDS encoding leucine carboxyl methyltransferase 1 yields the protein MQPLPVREAQAFFEPQWGSLQQGCMQVVYVGARGGGGFRQRRGGGGGVAQSAAGHDATVQGTDTDAAVSRSSAVGLGYLDDPFAQYFVQNAVGPSSRRLPIINRGTYTRTAGLDVLVDRFLGVADGSQRQQQQGQEPLQRQIISLGAGTDTRSLRLLNRHGAAGIVYHEIDFPLICAKKLNIVKATPALRNLLTDPQVEDDGSWQCSTPNNGRFWCHGLDLRKLTSQQQPDASVDIKGLRTDIPTLIISECCLCYLQVSEAKSVTKWFSDRIPSLGIVIYEPTKPDDPFGKTMISNLAARSISMPTLSIYRQPADQDTRLRDAGFEKARHMTVKDIWSQWVAPEEKERVDRLEGLDEVEEWDLLAGHYVVAWAWRGLGFEPWENLR from the exons ATGCAGCCTCTACCCGTCAGGGAAGCACAGGCATTCTTTGAGCCTCAATGGGGCTCCTTACAGCAAGGGTGCATGCAGGTCGTTTACGT AGGAGCGCGGGGTGGTGGGGGATTTCGACAACggcggggcggcggcggcggtgtcgCACAGTCGGCGGCCGGACACGATGCGACCGTTCAGGGTACAGACACGGATGCCGCAGTCTCTCGGTCAAGCGCCGTGGGTCTTGGCTATCTTGACGATCCCTTTGCGCAGTATTTTGTGCAGAATGCTGTTGGCCCTTCGAGTCGcagattgccaattatcAACAGAG GCACATATACACGCACCGCCGGCCTTGACGTTCTCGTCGATCGTTTTCTCGGCGTAGCCGACGGTAGCCaacggcaacaacaacaaggcCAGGAACCCCTACAGAGGCAGATAATCTCACTCGGCGCAGGAACCGACACCAGAAGCCTGCGTCTTCTCAACCGGCACGGTGCTGCTGGCATCGTCTACCACGAAATAGATTTCCCTCTGATCTGCGCCAAGAAGCTCAACATCGTCAAGGCCACTCCCGCCCTGAGAAACCTTCTCACCGACCCCCAGGTCGAGGACGATGGCTCTTGGCAGTGCAGCACGCCCAACAACGGCCGCTTCTGGTGCCACGGTCTCGACCTCAGGAAGCTGAcctcgcagcagcagcctgaTGCATCGGTCGACATCAAGGGTCTGAGGACGGACATCCCCACCCTGATCATCTCCGAGTGCTGTCTTTGCTATCTGCAGGTGTCCGAGGCCAAGAGTGTAACAAAGTGGTTCTCTGATCGGATACCAAGCCTCGGCATCGTCATCTACGAGCCCACCAAGCCCGACGACCCGTTTGGCAAGACCATGATATCAAACCTCGCGGCCAGGAGTATTTCAATGCCCACCCTGTCAATCTACAGGCAGCCAGCAGACCAGGACACCCGGCTGCGAGACGCGGGCTTCGAAAAGGCGAGACACATGACTGTGAAGGACATCTGGTCGCAGTGGGTAGCCcccgaggagaaggagagagTTGATCGCCTGGAAGGGCTGGATGAGGTCGAGGAATGGGACCTGTTGGCTGGTCATTATGTTGTCGCGTGGGCATGGAGGGGGCTAGGTTTCGAGCCATGGGAAAATCTCAGGTAA
- a CDS encoding DNA replication licensing factor mcm3: MDGLTRDEAAASRVRQAEEFLDPHDQNARSYRPDIILMLQKNQRRLVVNIDHVRDHNAEIAEGLLLDPFEYSLAFNYALKQIVKTVPNARPDQTHDEVQYYCAWAGSFGSHACNPRTLSSQLLNRMVSIEGIVTRCSLIRPKVVKSVHHSEAEDKFYFREYRDQTMTNGVTTSSVYPTEDPKGNPLTTEYGFCTYRDHQTISIQEMPERAPAGQLPRGVDVILDDDLVDKVKPGDRVQLVGIFRTMGNRNTNHNSALFKTLILANNVVLLSSKASGGVATATITDTDLRNINKIAKKKNLFELLSQSLAPSIYGHDHIKKAILLMLLGGVEKNLENGTHLRGDINILMVGDPSTAKSQLLRFVLNTAPLAIATTGRGSSGVGLTAAVTSDKETGERRLEAGAMVMADRGVVCIDEFDKMSDIDRVAIHEVMEQQTVTIAKAGIHTSLNARCSVIAAANPIFGQYDPHKDPHKNIALPDSLLSRFDLLFVVTDDIEDARDRQVSEHVLRMHRYRQPGTEEGAVVRENTQQSLGVGMQSQSNDSQRPTDVFEKYDSMLHAGVTVTSGRGANKKPEVVSIPFMKKYIQYAKTRIRPVLTQEASDRIADIYVGLRNDEVEGNQRRTSPMTVRTLETIIRLATAHARSRLSNRVEERDAAAAESILRFALFKEVVEAESRKKRRKTQNVEYASSSEDDSSDEDDDGDLRSTARASTSRSARGTARTRRGAVNANGRRADTSGAPVDADDDDEDQEPEASAPRRSNRSGRGAVASSSQSQSQVSYASSVPASQLETQEEDDEDAEADGLADEAAALNIGQDDGPEITASRLGAFRQALGQLQSTDLFEDDTASLDNVVTAVNAKIGSRSGGAFSKDEAVKALRKMDEANQVMYTGGDLVYRI, translated from the exons ATGGATGGCTTAACCCGCGATGAGGCTGCGGCCAGTCGCGTGCGTCAGGCTGAAGAGTTTCTCGATCCTC ATGACCAAAATGCCCGAAGCTACAGGCCCGACATCATTTTGATGCTTCAGAAGAACCAAAGACGACTAGTAGTGAACATCGATCATGTACGGGACCACAATGCCGAGATTGCTGAGGGTCTCTTGCTTGACCCTTTCGAGTACTCCCTTGCTTTCAACTACGCGCTGAAGCAGATCGTCAAAACCGTGCCCAACGCCCGCCCCGACCAGACCCATGACGAGGTCCAGTACTACTGCGCCTGGGCTGGCAGCTTTGGTTCGCACGCCTGCAACCCAAGGACACTCTCTTCGCAACTCCTCAACCGCATGGTTTCGATAGAGGGCATTGTCACACGCTGCTCCCTCATTCGGCCCAAGGTCGTCAAGAGTGTGCACCACAGCGAGGCTGAGGACAAATTTTACTTCCGTGAATATCGTGATCAGACCATGACCAATGGAGTCACAACGTCGAGCGTATATCCGACTGAAGACCCCAAGGGCAATCCATTGACGACCGAGTACGGTTTTTGTACGTACAGGGACCACCAAACCATCTCTATCCAGGAGATGCCAGAGCGAGCACCCGCTGGTCAGCTCCCAAGGGGTGTTGACGTGATTCTCGACGATGACCTCGTCGATAAGGTGAAGCCCGGCGACAGGGTGCAGCTTGTCGGTATCTTCAGGACCATGGGAAACCGCAACACCAACCACAACAGCGCACTCTTCAAGACCTTGATCTTGGCCAACAACGTTGTTTTGCTGTCGTCTAAAGCCAGTGGTGGCGTTGCAACAGCCACCATCACCGATACCGATCTACGAAACATCAACAAAAtcgccaagaaaaagaatctGTTCGAGCTGCTTTCCCAATCACTGGCTCCTAGTATCTACGGCCACGACCACATAAAGAAGGCTATTCTGCTCATGTTGCTGGGAGGTGTGGAGAAGAACCTCGAGAACGGCACACACCTGAGAGGAGACATCAACATTCTCATGGTTGGTGACCCTTCGACTGCCAAGTCCCAGTTGCTTCGATTTGTTCTCAACACAGCTCCCTTGGCCATCGCCACTACAGGCCGAGGATCCTCGGGTGTTGGTCTCACTGCTGCCGTGACATCGGACAAGGAAACAGGGGAGAGGCGACTTGAGGCAGGTGCCATGGTTATGGCAGATCGTGGTGTTGTTTGCATTGACGAGTTCGACAAGATGTCAGATATTGACCGAGTCGCCATTCACGAAGTTATGGAACAGCAAACAGTCACCATCGCCAAGGCCGGTATTCATACCTCGCTGAACGCTCGCTGCAGTGTCATTGCTGCTGCCAACCCCATATTTGGCCAGTATGATCCGCACAAGGACCCGCACAAAAACATTGCTCTCCCAGACTCATTACTGTCTCGTTTCGACTTGCTGTTCGTTGTGACCGACGATATTGAGGATGCACGAGACCGCCAGGTATCTGAGCACGTTCTGCGCATGCATCGCTACAGGCAGCCTGGTACGGAGGAAGGCGCAGTGGTACGAGAGAACACGCAGCAGTCTCTAGGAGTCGGGATGCAGAGCCAGAGCAACGACTCACAAAGGCCGACTGACGTTTTTGAAAAGTACGACTCGATGCTGCATGCCGGCGTGACGGTGACATCTGGGCGAGGTGCCAATAAGAAGCCCGAAGTAGTCAGCATACCATTCATGAAGAAGTACATCCAGTATGCCAAAACGCGTATCCGGCCAGTCTTGACACAGGAGGCATCTGACCGCATTGCCGATATCTATGTCGGTCTGCGCAACGATGAAGTTGAGGGGAACCAGCGGCGCACCAGTCCAATGACGGTTCGTACCCTGGAGACCATCATCCGTCTGGCCACAGCGCACGCACGATCACGCCTGTCGAATCGCGTGGAGGAGCGCGATGCCGCAGCCGCCGAGTCAATCCTGCGCTTTGCCCTGTTCAAGGAGGTAGTTGAGGCTGAATCACGCAAAAAGCGAAGAAAGACTCAAAATGTGGAGTATGCCTCATCGAGCGAAGATGATAGCAGcgatgaggacgacgacggtgACTTGCGCAGCACTGCTCGTGCCAGTACCAGCAGGTCAGCCCGTGGCACTGCGAGAACTCGTAGAGGTGCAGTCAATGCCAACGGTCGTCGTGCAGACACCTCCGGCGCACCCGTTGAcgctgacgacgacgatgaggacCAAGAGCCCGAGGCATCTGCTCCAAGGCGCTCGAATAGGAGCGGCCGGGGTGCGGTCGCAAGCTCATCACAGTCGCAATCTCAGGTGTCATACGCATCTTCTGTGCCCGCCTCTCAGCTGGAAACCCAGGAAGAAGATGACGAAGACGCCGAGGCGGACGGTCTTGCTGATGAGGCTGCAGCACTGAACATTGGCCAGGACGATGGCCCTGAAATAACTGCATCTCGTCTAGGCGCTTTCCGACAGGCGTTGGGACAACTCCAGTCAACTGACCTGTTTGAAGATGACACTGCCAGCCTCGATAATGTTGTTACTGCCGTAAACGCCAAGATTGGCTCTCGGAGCGGTGGGGCGTTCAGCAAGGACGAGGCCGTCAAGGCGTTGCGCAAGATGGATGAAGCAAACCAGGTCAT GTACACGGGTGGCGATTTGGTCTATCGCATCTGA
- a CDS encoding exocyst complex protein EXO70, producing the protein MAVGLANGRHAAEEEARAEVDVLNSRLEKTTQLTKKIEACLVRLESTGKSVREVAGPLNGETKKLQVLGHNIDNVLSAIERLRAPADSKNDEEQIIRMGPEKADLPNYLNSLKRLNKALVDMKASNLRSNQQTMNDLQRLVTLGTTQLATLFDKLLRSETPRSLEPLHYITKDKPFPLLSRDNVNRLGPIYSFVAGSNRQGKGVGSESTIAEVYSEVRGPYLAETLANLAAASVNTAKKKNPDAVYRAGTNGIGTYAQAMERLFQAEYENITRIFSREDWAPLFQATCQNAIVELSRTLREINAHIKVHLNTDCFLAYEIVEIISGMSSRLEDLRAAFAACLKPVRETAKTSLGELIEDTKRKVANMQSIPADGAPSPVIAETMQRLQTMVEFLRPVSSIMISIGNGGWKSLASSRGGGDALPSLASFDVGANGQEIFADYCSDTIDILLLSLDGKARMMNGKKPVVGVFIANSIAITERSIRESDLAPLMETRLGILETYRKKAKLYYTEPCKDVSMHLFDVIHTSKSARPSSGQASADSATILKQLSSKDKESIKNKFTSFNAAFDDMVARHKSFSMEREVRQMFARDMQQMLEPLYVRFWDRYHEVDKGKGKYVKYDKAAIAAVFASLY; encoded by the exons ATGGCTGTAGGCTTGGCTAATGGACGACAtgccgccgaggaggaggcgcGCGCCGAAGTGGATGTCCTCAATTCCCGCCTGGAAAAGACAACCCAGCTCACCAAGAAGATCGAAGCATGCCTCGTGAGGCTTGAATCGACCGGCAAGAGTGTCCGTGAGGTGGCTGGACCTCTCAATGGGGAGACCAAAAAGTTGCAGGTTCTTGGTCACA ACATTGATAACGTTCTTTCCGCAATCGAGAGATTACGAGCGCCAGCCGACAGCAAAAACGACGAAGAGCAAATTATTCGGATGGGCCCCGAGAAGGCGGACCTGCCCAACTACCTAAACTCTTTGAAACGCTTGAACAAAGCCCTGGTCGATATGAAGGCATCAAACCTTCGATCGAATCAACAGACAATGAATGATCTGCAACGCCTCGTCACTCTGGGAACTACTCAATTGGCAACCCTTTTCGACAAACTGTTGCGCAGCGAAACACCACGCTCGCTCGAGCCTCTGCATTACATAACAAAGGACAAGCCATTTCCACTCCTATCGCGAGACAATGTCAACCGTTTAGGGCCCATATACTCCTTTGTAGCAGGATCAAATAGGCAAGGGAAAGGCGTTGGGTCCGAATCCACGATTGCCGAGGTGTACTCGGAGGTTCGTGGCCCATATTTGGCCGAGACTCTGGCCAACTTGGCTGCCGCAAGTGTCAACacggccaagaagaagaatccCGATGCAGTTTACCGTGCCGGAACCAATGGCATTGGTACCTACGCCCAGGCCATGGAGCGTCTGTTCCAGGCTGAATATGAGAATATCACGAGGATATTCTCCCGGGAAGATTGGGCCCCTCTTTTCCAAGCCACTTGCCAGAACGCGATTGTGGAGCTTTCTCGCACCCTTCGTGAGATCAACGCTCACATCAAAGTTCATCTGAATACGGATTGCTTCCTTGCTTACGAAATTGTTGAAATCATCTCTGGCATGTCAAGCCGCCTTGAGGATTTGCGCGCAGCCTTCGCCGCCTGTCTCAAGCCAGTCAGGGAAACGGCGAAAACATCACTTGGCGAGCTCATAGAGGACACCAAGAGAAAGGTTGCCAACATGCAGTCCATTCCAGCCGATGGTGCACCCTCTCCTGTTATTGCAGAGACTATGCAGCGACTGCAAACCATGGTAGAATTTTTGAGGCCCGTCTCCAGCATAATGATATCAATTGGCAACGGTGGGTGGAAGTCGTTGGCCTCATCACGTGGCGGTGGCGATGCCTTACCAAGCCTGGCCTCCTTTGACGTTGGAGCGAATGGCCAGGAGATCTTTGCGGATTACTGCAGTGATACTATCGACATTCTTTTGCTCTCGCTGGATGGCAAAGCACGGATGATGAATGGAAAGAAGCCGGTTGTCGGTGTCTTCATAGCAAACAGTATTGCCATCACCGAGCGGTCGATTCGCGAGTCTGATCTGGCGCCTTTGATGGAGACACGCCTGGGAATATTGGAAACATACCGAAAGAAGGCGAAGCTTTATTACACAGAGCCTTGCAAGGATGTGTCTATGCATCTTTTCGATGTCATCCATACAAGCAAGTCAGCTCGCCCATCGTCAGGCCAGGCTTCTGCAGACTCAGCAACCATCCTGAAGCAGCTTAGTTCCAAGGACAAGGAAAGTATCAAGAACAAGTTCACGTCTTTCAACGCCGCCTTTGACGACATGGTAGCACGCCACAAATCTTTCAGCATGGAGCGTGAGGTGCGTCAAATGTTTGCCCGCGACATGCAGCAAATGCTAGAGCCGCTTTACGTCCGCTTCTGGGACCGATATCACGAAGtcgacaagggcaagggcaagtaTGTCAAATATGACAAGGCTGCCATTGCTGCCGTTTTCGCCAGCCTTTACTGA